The Prevotella melaninogenica genome has a segment encoding these proteins:
- a CDS encoding M23 family metallopeptidase gives MSLLLNILLSILPFGSPVHVPVQLAGNFGEPRPNHFHGGIDIKTEREVNLGVYSIADGYISSAIVEKYGYGRAILVTHPNGYTSCYVHLNRFTPQIEAAVRKWQYQHQQFACDVKFRPGEFPVKKGQFIALSGNTGSSQGPHIHLEMHKTTNGNLYDPLNFLKAIVKDKTAPAVYSFKSYPQPGEGVFQHSSDSRIFTFDKGHFQAWGKVGFGVRASDHMDSVYNNFGVRYTQLYCDGKLVFSSDVNNIPTSCHRMVNSWGDYDHFLSTKIWFMKSYIEPGNTLPILHAGANRGIINFNQQRDYHLRYVIKDIFGNQTIKEFTVRGEPEAIPTVHLPDGTSPLYYAKDNNFEAEGVRLNIQKGLLAKNGWLQLRHGNTSSALSMAYSFSKAAYPLFNYAKISIKPTGMIHNPKKLYVAMRNSLNADAPASYCGGTYANGWVTGRMRELASAYFLAYDETPPTITQLNLNPRNLSFKITDTGSGLQGYKAYLDGQFILLQFGKNKELFFCNLTDTPVHPAGKERTLKIIATDNRDNKKEYLTKIKY, from the coding sequence ATGAGCTTGTTATTAAATATTTTATTATCCATACTCCCTTTCGGTTCACCAGTTCACGTTCCAGTGCAATTGGCGGGCAACTTTGGAGAGCCTCGACCTAACCACTTCCACGGAGGTATTGATATCAAAACCGAACGTGAAGTAAATCTTGGCGTCTATTCTATTGCTGATGGCTATATTTCAAGTGCCATCGTTGAGAAATATGGCTATGGTCGTGCTATCTTAGTCACCCATCCCAATGGATATACCAGTTGTTATGTCCACCTCAATCGCTTCACACCACAGATTGAAGCTGCCGTACGTAAATGGCAATACCAGCATCAACAGTTTGCTTGCGACGTTAAATTCCGACCAGGAGAGTTCCCTGTAAAGAAAGGGCAGTTCATCGCTCTTAGCGGTAATACAGGTTCATCACAAGGTCCACACATCCACTTAGAGATGCATAAGACTACAAATGGCAACCTTTACGACCCACTCAATTTCTTAAAGGCTATCGTTAAAGACAAGACTGCTCCTGCTGTTTATTCATTTAAATCCTATCCTCAACCGGGAGAAGGAGTATTCCAACACAGTTCAGACTCACGTATCTTCACATTTGACAAAGGACATTTCCAAGCATGGGGAAAGGTAGGTTTTGGTGTAAGAGCCAGTGATCACATGGACTCTGTATATAATAATTTTGGAGTAAGATACACACAGTTGTATTGTGATGGTAAATTGGTTTTCTCCTCTGATGTGAACAATATTCCTACAAGTTGTCACAGAATGGTTAATTCGTGGGGTGATTACGACCACTTCCTTTCTACAAAGATTTGGTTTATGAAGTCTTACATCGAACCCGGTAATACACTCCCTATCTTACATGCAGGAGCTAACAGGGGTATTATCAACTTCAACCAGCAACGTGACTACCATCTTCGTTACGTCATAAAAGATATCTTTGGCAATCAAACAATAAAGGAATTCACTGTGAGGGGCGAGCCAGAAGCTATTCCAACAGTTCATCTCCCAGACGGCACAAGTCCACTTTATTATGCCAAAGATAATAACTTTGAGGCTGAGGGAGTACGACTGAACATCCAGAAGGGCTTACTTGCTAAGAACGGTTGGCTACAATTACGGCACGGCAATACAAGTAGTGCGCTGTCTATGGCTTATAGTTTCTCTAAAGCAGCATACCCACTCTTCAATTATGCAAAGATAAGTATTAAGCCAACTGGTATGATACATAATCCGAAGAAGTTATATGTTGCGATGCGTAACAGCTTGAACGCTGACGCCCCAGCATCCTATTGCGGTGGAACATATGCGAATGGTTGGGTTACAGGGCGGATGCGCGAGTTAGCAAGCGCCTACTTCCTTGCTTACGATGAGACCCCACCAACGATTACACAGTTGAATCTCAACCCACGTAACCTCTCCTTTAAGATAACTGACACAGGTAGCGGTTTACAAGGTTACAAGGCTTACCTCGATGGGCAGTTTATTCTGTTGCAGTTCGGAAAGAACAAAGAACTATTCTTTTGTAACCTCACAGACACCCCCGTTCACCCTGCTGGAAAGGAACGAACGTTGAAGATTATCGCAACCGACAACCGCGACAATAAGAAAGAATATCTGACTAAAATAAAGTATTAA
- a CDS encoding dipeptidase, translating to MKKSFATLFFLTMITYANACTNLIATKGATTDGSVFVTYTADDYGMFTNLCHYSAGTHAKGDRREIIDYDTHESHGFIPEAPVTYNVIGNINEYQVSIGETTYGGREEMVDKSGIIDYGSLMYLGLQRSKTAREAIKVMTSLVETYGYNSGGETFTIADPNEVWLLEMQGCGGDKKQKVVWVAVRIPDGMISAHANQSRIGQFSTYNTEVITSKNCISFARSKDWFTGKDKDFNWKMTYAAPDFGGRRWCDARVWSYLNHFKDMSRWLPWALGKDPNAEDMPLWIAPDKKVDLPKMEACMRDHYEGTPLSLDKDIAQGIWESPYRPTPLKFEVDGKQYFNERPISTQQTGFSYIAQLRSWLPREIGGVLWFGNDDGNMVAYVPIYCSNTERAECFNTPGADAVTFSDKNAFWVCNWVSNMVYPRYSQLFPALKEVRDSLDNAFLAAQKGVEAKAEALYATDKAAAVKYLNDYSVQKSNEMITRWRQLAIHLIVKFNDMAVKPEKDGKFLRTSTGLGEHVKRTGYSDYFKRELVKQTGDKFAVPNK from the coding sequence ATGAAGAAATCATTTGCAACACTATTCTTCCTTACAATGATTACGTATGCTAATGCGTGTACAAACCTCATTGCTACAAAGGGAGCAACAACAGACGGTTCTGTCTTTGTTACTTACACCGCTGATGATTACGGCATGTTTACTAACCTATGTCATTACTCAGCAGGCACACACGCAAAAGGTGACCGCCGTGAGATTATTGACTATGACACTCACGAGAGCCATGGCTTTATTCCAGAGGCTCCTGTAACATACAATGTCATTGGAAATATCAATGAGTATCAGGTAAGTATTGGTGAAACAACCTATGGCGGCCGTGAAGAAATGGTTGACAAGAGTGGTATTATCGATTATGGTTCATTGATGTATCTTGGCTTGCAACGCAGTAAAACTGCACGCGAGGCTATCAAAGTAATGACCTCACTCGTTGAGACTTATGGTTATAACTCTGGTGGTGAGACATTCACTATTGCTGACCCTAACGAGGTATGGTTGCTCGAGATGCAGGGTTGTGGTGGCGACAAGAAGCAGAAGGTTGTGTGGGTTGCTGTCCGCATCCCTGATGGTATGATTTCTGCCCATGCTAACCAGAGCCGCATCGGTCAGTTCTCAACTTACAATACAGAGGTCATTACTTCTAAGAACTGCATCAGCTTTGCACGTTCAAAGGACTGGTTCACAGGCAAAGATAAGGACTTCAACTGGAAGATGACCTATGCAGCACCTGACTTCGGCGGCCGTCGTTGGTGCGATGCTCGTGTATGGAGCTATCTGAATCATTTCAAAGACATGTCACGTTGGTTGCCATGGGCGTTGGGTAAAGACCCTAACGCAGAGGACATGCCACTTTGGATTGCACCTGACAAGAAAGTCGACTTACCTAAGATGGAAGCTTGTATGCGCGACCACTATGAAGGCACTCCTCTGTCACTCGATAAGGATATAGCACAGGGAATCTGGGAATCTCCTTACCGCCCTACCCCACTAAAGTTTGAGGTAGATGGCAAGCAGTACTTCAACGAACGCCCTATCTCAACCCAGCAGACAGGTTTCTCTTACATAGCACAGCTCCGTTCATGGTTGCCACGTGAGATTGGTGGTGTCCTTTGGTTCGGTAACGATGATGGTAACATGGTTGCTTATGTGCCTATCTATTGCAGCAATACAGAGCGTGCAGAGTGCTTCAACACACCAGGAGCTGATGCAGTAACCTTCTCTGATAAGAATGCTTTCTGGGTATGCAACTGGGTTAGCAACATGGTTTACCCTCGCTACTCTCAGCTCTTCCCTGCATTGAAAGAGGTGCGCGACTCACTTGACAACGCTTTCCTCGCAGCACAAAAGGGTGTGGAGGCGAAGGCTGAAGCACTCTATGCCACTGACAAGGCTGCTGCAGTGAAGTATCTCAACGATTACTCTGTTCAGAAGAGTAACGAAATGATTACACGTTGGCGTCAGTTGGCTATCCATCTGATTGTGAAGTTCAATGATATGGCTGTTAAGCCTGAGAAGGATGGCAAGTTCCTCCGCACTTCAACAGGTCTTGGCGAACATGTAAAACGTACGGGCTACAGCGACTACTTTAAGCGTGAACTGGTAAAACAGACTGGCGACAAGTTTGCTGTACCTAACAAGTAG
- a CDS encoding uracil-xanthine permease family protein → MSNLQLSPMRKTIVGVQFLFVAFGATVLVPLLVGLDPATALFTAGLGTFIFHLVTKGKVPIFLGSSFAFITPIISASKQWGMPGTLAGIAGVALVYFVMSALIKWQGKKLLDKLFPPVVIGPVIILIGLSLSKAAVDMAKTNWLIAFISLGTAVTVLSMGRGLMKLVPVICGIAVGYSVAALMGIVNFSGVEAAPWFALPPALAHFQLPQFAWEPFLYMIPVAIAPVIEHVGDVYVVSAVAEKDFTKSPGLHRTMLGDGLACLAACFFGGPPVTTYSEVTGAMSITKVTHPQVIRIAAATAIVFSVIGKLSALLQSIPSAVLGGIMLLLFGTIASVGVQNLVQHKVDLNRTRNIIIISITLTMGIGGAVLQKGSFSISGIGLSAMVGVILNLILPPAKEKNEGNS, encoded by the coding sequence ATGAGTAATTTACAACTATCGCCGATGCGAAAGACAATAGTGGGAGTGCAATTCCTCTTTGTTGCTTTCGGTGCTACTGTCCTCGTCCCTTTGCTTGTGGGACTTGACCCAGCAACAGCGTTATTCACAGCAGGTTTAGGAACATTTATCTTTCATTTGGTTACGAAAGGTAAGGTTCCTATTTTTTTGGGCTCTTCTTTTGCCTTCATTACTCCAATTATCTCTGCATCAAAGCAGTGGGGTATGCCTGGAACGTTGGCAGGAATAGCTGGTGTTGCACTTGTTTACTTTGTGATGTCAGCACTGATTAAGTGGCAAGGAAAGAAACTATTGGATAAGCTTTTCCCACCAGTTGTTATCGGTCCGGTAATCATTTTGATTGGTCTTTCTCTGTCAAAGGCAGCGGTAGACATGGCGAAAACAAACTGGCTTATAGCCTTTATCTCATTGGGAACGGCTGTGACAGTCCTCTCTATGGGTCGTGGCTTGATGAAGTTAGTACCTGTAATTTGCGGTATTGCTGTGGGCTATAGCGTAGCTGCCCTAATGGGTATTGTCAACTTCTCAGGTGTAGAGGCAGCGCCTTGGTTCGCTCTTCCACCTGCATTAGCGCATTTCCAGTTGCCACAGTTTGCATGGGAACCATTCCTTTATATGATTCCTGTGGCGATAGCTCCTGTGATTGAGCATGTTGGTGATGTGTATGTGGTAAGTGCTGTGGCGGAGAAAGACTTTACGAAGTCACCAGGTTTGCATCGTACAATGTTAGGTGATGGCTTGGCTTGTTTGGCAGCTTGTTTCTTTGGAGGTCCTCCAGTGACAACTTATAGTGAGGTGACAGGTGCGATGAGCATTACAAAGGTGACTCATCCTCAGGTAATCCGTATTGCTGCTGCAACAGCTATTGTCTTCTCAGTAATTGGAAAATTGAGTGCGCTTCTGCAGAGTATTCCTTCTGCAGTCTTAGGAGGTATCATGCTATTGCTCTTTGGTACTATTGCTTCTGTAGGTGTTCAGAACCTTGTTCAGCATAAGGTTGACCTTAATCGTACACGTAATATTATTATCATATCTATTACACTGACGATGGGTATTGGTGGTGCTGTGCTGCAGAAGGGTAGCTTCTCTATCAGTGGTATTGGTCTTTCAGCTATGGTGGGCGTTATCTTGAATCTTATTTTGCCACCTGCAAAGGAGAAGAACGAGGGTAATTCATAA
- the hemW gene encoding radical SAM family heme chaperone HemW translates to MLGLYIHIPFCASRCIYCGFYSTVPAKKKDERLSVEEQYVNAICHEMELRAEKNSDNSGERIGGLSTIYLGGGTPSQLSFESLQKIFQTIDNVYHIGLEWDIENNTCTTATPIEITMECNPDDITEEFAQNLRSLPINRISMGAQTFSDERLRFLHRRHTADEVEAAVKRLRSVNIKNISVDLMFGFPNETLEEWKEDIERLLALDIEHISAYSLMYEEGTPLYRLLQAGKVKDMDDELYRQMYDTLIDRLAEVGYEQYEISNFAKLKVQTSKFNVQCSKFKVPSPYRSQHNSSYWHNVPYIGIGASAHSYSNGKRSWNIADTKAYIAAIEEDRLPCEEEIIDADTHYNDMIMTALRTCEGIDLSTLSAEYQTYLMRLAEPLQQQGLLKEDNGWLHLTRNGIYVSDSVMSDLMKV, encoded by the coding sequence ATGTTAGGATTATACATTCACATACCTTTCTGTGCCAGTCGCTGCATTTATTGTGGCTTCTATTCTACTGTGCCAGCCAAGAAGAAGGACGAAAGGCTTTCTGTAGAAGAACAATATGTGAATGCTATCTGCCATGAAATGGAACTGCGTGCGGAGAAGAATAGCGACAACTCTGGTGAAAGAATAGGCGGTTTGTCAACTATCTATTTGGGTGGTGGGACTCCTTCACAGCTTTCTTTTGAGAGCCTACAAAAGATATTCCAGACGATAGACAACGTGTATCACATTGGTTTAGAATGGGATATAGAGAACAATACTTGTACCACAGCGACTCCTATCGAAATCACAATGGAGTGTAACCCCGATGATATAACGGAGGAATTTGCACAGAACTTGCGTTCCCTTCCTATCAATCGTATCTCTATGGGAGCGCAGACTTTCTCTGATGAACGCCTACGTTTCCTACATCGTAGACATACAGCTGACGAGGTAGAAGCTGCTGTAAAGCGTCTAAGAAGTGTAAACATCAAGAACATATCAGTAGACCTTATGTTTGGTTTTCCCAATGAGACACTTGAAGAATGGAAAGAAGATATTGAGCGACTGCTTGCTTTAGACATTGAACATATCTCTGCATATAGTCTTATGTATGAAGAAGGGACTCCCCTCTATCGACTTCTTCAAGCGGGAAAGGTCAAGGATATGGACGATGAACTTTATCGTCAGATGTACGATACTCTCATCGACCGCTTAGCCGAAGTTGGTTATGAACAATATGAGATTAGTAACTTTGCCAAACTTAAAGTTCAAACCTCAAAGTTCAATGTTCAATGTTCAAAGTTCAAAGTCCCAAGTCCCTACCGTTCTCAACACAATAGTTCGTATTGGCATAATGTCCCTTATATAGGCATCGGAGCCTCTGCCCATTCCTACAGCAATGGCAAGAGGAGTTGGAATATAGCAGATACCAAGGCATATATCGCTGCTATTGAGGAAGACAGACTTCCTTGCGAGGAGGAGATAATCGATGCAGACACACATTACAATGACATGATTATGACCGCCCTCCGAACATGTGAAGGAATAGATCTCTCAACGCTCTCTGCTGAATACCAGACTTATCTCATGCGCCTTGCCGAGCCTTTACAACAACAAGGTTTGTTAAAAGAGGACAATGGTTGGCTCCATCTCACCCGTAACGGCATCTATGTTAGCGACTCCGTTATGAGCGATTTAATGAAAGTATAA
- a CDS encoding elongation factor G: MRVYQTNEIKNIALVGSAGSGKTTLAESMLFEAGVIKRRGSVEAKNTVSDYFPVEQEYGYSVFPTVFHVEWNNKKLNIIDCPGSDDFVGGAITALNVTDEAVILINGQYGPEVGTQNNFRYTEKLKKPVIFLINQLDSDKCDFDNLISTMQEIYGSKCVPVQYPIETGPGFNSLIDVLLMKKYSWKPEGGEPIIEDIPADQMPKAMELHKALVEAAAENDEGLMEKFFEEETLTEDELRTGIRKGLVTRSIFPVFCVCAGKSMGVRRLMEFLGNVVPFVDEMPKIHNTRGEEVTPDSNGPESLYFFKTGMEPHIGEVSYFKVMSGCVKSGDDLTNSDRGSKERMGQLYACAGANRIAVDQLNAGDLGCTVKLKDVKTGNTLNGKGTDQRFDFIKYPNSKYSRAVEAKSSQETEKLMAALLKMRQEDPTWVVEQSKELKQTIVHGQGEFHLRTLKWRLENNEKLQVTFKEPKIPYRETITKQSKAEYRHKKQSGGAGQFGEVHLIVEPYAEGMPDPTTYKFNGQEFKMNIKGREERDLPWGGKLVFINSVVGGAIDARFMPAILKGVMDCMERGPLTGSYARDVRVIVFDGKMHPVDSNELSFTLAARHAFSDAFKAAGPKILEPIYDLEVYVPGDYMGDVMSDLQGRRAMIMGMDSEAGYQKLQAKIPLKELANYSISLSSLTGGRASFTTKFASYELVPNDIQQKLIAEHEAEVKDEEE, from the coding sequence ATGAGAGTATATCAGACAAACGAGATTAAGAACATTGCCTTGGTTGGCAGTGCCGGTAGCGGCAAGACTACTCTTGCCGAAAGTATGTTGTTCGAAGCTGGTGTCATTAAGCGACGCGGTTCAGTAGAAGCTAAGAATACTGTTAGCGATTATTTCCCTGTTGAACAGGAGTATGGCTATTCAGTGTTCCCAACGGTATTCCATGTTGAGTGGAATAATAAGAAGCTGAATATCATCGACTGTCCGGGTAGTGATGACTTCGTTGGTGGTGCGATTACTGCCCTCAATGTAACCGATGAGGCTGTTATTCTTATCAATGGTCAGTATGGACCAGAGGTCGGAACACAGAACAATTTCCGTTATACCGAGAAGCTCAAGAAGCCTGTTATCTTCCTTATTAACCAGTTGGATTCTGACAAGTGCGACTTTGATAACCTTATTTCCACCATGCAGGAGATTTACGGTTCAAAGTGTGTTCCTGTACAATATCCTATCGAAACAGGTCCTGGCTTTAATAGTTTGATTGATGTTTTGTTGATGAAGAAATACAGCTGGAAGCCTGAAGGTGGCGAACCTATCATTGAGGATATTCCTGCTGACCAGATGCCAAAGGCGATGGAACTACATAAAGCACTCGTTGAGGCTGCTGCCGAGAATGATGAGGGCTTGATGGAGAAGTTCTTTGAAGAGGAAACATTGACAGAAGATGAGTTGCGTACAGGTATTCGTAAGGGTCTTGTAACGCGTTCTATCTTCCCTGTTTTCTGCGTATGTGCAGGTAAGAGCATGGGTGTTCGTCGTCTGATGGAGTTCTTAGGTAATGTTGTTCCTTTCGTTGATGAGATGCCTAAGATTCATAATACACGTGGTGAGGAGGTTACTCCAGATAGTAATGGTCCAGAGTCACTCTACTTCTTCAAGACGGGTATGGAACCACATATCGGTGAAGTTAGCTATTTCAAGGTGATGAGTGGTTGTGTGAAGTCGGGTGATGACTTGACTAACTCTGACCGTGGCTCAAAGGAGCGTATGGGACAGCTTTATGCTTGTGCAGGTGCTAATCGTATTGCTGTTGACCAGTTAAATGCTGGTGACTTAGGTTGTACCGTGAAGTTGAAGGATGTAAAGACTGGTAACACCTTGAATGGTAAAGGTACTGACCAGCGTTTTGACTTCATCAAATATCCAAACTCTAAATACTCTCGTGCCGTTGAAGCTAAGAGTTCACAGGAGACTGAGAAGCTCATGGCTGCTTTATTGAAGATGCGTCAGGAAGATCCAACATGGGTTGTTGAGCAGAGTAAGGAGTTGAAACAGACTATCGTCCATGGACAGGGCGAGTTCCACCTACGTACTTTGAAGTGGCGTTTGGAGAACAATGAGAAACTTCAGGTGACTTTCAAGGAACCAAAGATTCCATATCGTGAGACAATTACCAAGCAGTCAAAGGCTGAGTACCGTCATAAGAAACAGAGTGGTGGTGCTGGTCAGTTTGGTGAGGTGCACTTGATTGTTGAGCCATACGCAGAGGGCATGCCTGATCCAACAACCTATAAGTTCAACGGACAGGAGTTTAAGATGAATATCAAGGGACGTGAAGAGCGCGATCTCCCATGGGGTGGTAAACTCGTGTTCATCAACTCTGTTGTCGGTGGTGCTATTGATGCTCGCTTTATGCCAGCTATCTTAAAGGGTGTGATGGATTGTATGGAGCGTGGTCCACTGACAGGTAGCTATGCACGTGATGTACGTGTGATAGTCTTCGATGGTAAGATGCACCCAGTTGACTCTAATGAACTTTCATTCACCTTGGCTGCTCGTCATGCGTTCTCAGACGCTTTCAAGGCTGCAGGACCAAAGATTCTCGAGCCAATCTATGACTTAGAGGTTTATGTTCCAGGTGACTATATGGGTGACGTAATGAGCGACTTACAGGGACGTCGTGCCATGATTATGGGTATGGACTCTGAGGCAGGTTATCAGAAGTTACAAGCAAAGATTCCTTTGAAAGAACTTGCTAACTATAGTATCTCACTGAGTTCTCTCACTGGTGGTCGTGCAAGTTTCACAACAAAGTTCGCAAGTTACGAGCTTGTTCCAAATGATATCCAGCAGAAGTTGATTGCTGAGCATGAGGCAGAAGTAAAGGATGAGGAAGAATAG